A window of the Myxococcales bacterium genome harbors these coding sequences:
- the pheS gene encoding phenylalanine--tRNA ligase subunit alpha, whose translation MTTAPATDDLIAQLERLAGEFATAIAPLDDEQAMRATQAQFLGKKGQVSAVMKELGKLPPGDRPRVGEAANRVKDAIAAAVEARLAALTAARRAADLARTVDLTLPARPVAAGRLHLLTQVRLELVDIFAELGFAVAEGPQIETDWHTFEALAIPKDHPARDMQDTFYVADEIVLRTHTSPVQIRTMQGHPPPIRIVAPGVVYRRDDDATHSPMFSQIEGLVVDRGIRFSDLKGVLTHFANRFFGGGGLEVRFRPSYFPFVEPGVEVDFTCAFCRGAGCRLCKGTGWIEIGGAGMVDPDVFAQVGIDAEVYTGFAFGMGIERMAMLRHNVTDIKLYYEGDLRFLSQF comes from the coding sequence ATGACGACCGCACCCGCAACCGACGATCTCATCGCGCAGCTCGAGCGGCTCGCCGGCGAGTTCGCCACCGCGATCGCGCCGCTCGACGACGAGCAGGCCATGCGCGCGACCCAGGCCCAGTTCCTCGGCAAGAAGGGCCAGGTGTCCGCGGTGATGAAGGAGCTGGGCAAGCTGCCGCCCGGCGACCGTCCCCGGGTCGGCGAGGCCGCCAACCGGGTCAAGGACGCCATCGCCGCCGCGGTCGAGGCCCGGCTGGCCGCGTTGACCGCCGCCCGCCGCGCCGCCGATCTGGCGCGCACCGTCGACCTGACGCTGCCGGCGCGGCCGGTCGCCGCCGGTCGGCTGCACCTGCTGACGCAGGTCCGGCTCGAGCTGGTCGACATCTTCGCCGAGCTCGGCTTCGCGGTCGCCGAGGGCCCGCAGATCGAGACCGACTGGCACACCTTCGAGGCGCTCGCGATCCCCAAGGATCACCCCGCGCGCGACATGCAGGACACCTTCTACGTCGCCGACGAGATCGTGCTGCGCACGCACACCTCGCCCGTGCAGATCCGGACGATGCAGGGGCACCCGCCGCCGATCCGGATCGTCGCGCCGGGCGTGGTCTACCGCCGCGACGACGACGCCACCCACAGCCCGATGTTCAGCCAGATCGAGGGGCTCGTCGTCGATCGCGGCATCCGCTTCAGCGACCTCAAGGGCGTGCTCACCCACTTCGCCAACCGGTTCTTCGGCGGCGGCGGGCTCGAGGTGCGGTTCCGCCCCAGCTACTTCCCGTTCGTCGAGCCCGGCGTCGAGGTCGACTTCACGTGCGCGTTCTGCCGCGGCGCCGGCTGCCGGCTGTGCAAGGGCACCGGCTGGATCGAGATCGGCGGCGCCGGCATGGTCGACCCCGACGTGTTCGCCCAGGTCGGCATCGACGCCGAGGTCTATACCGGCTTCGCGTTCGGCATGGGCATCGAGCGCATGGCGATGCTTCGGCACAACGTCACCGACATCAAGCTGTACTACGAGGGCGATCTTCGGTTCCTGAGCCAGTTCTAG
- the rplT gene encoding 50S ribosomal protein L20 — MPRAKRGFKARRRRNRILKAASGFRGKRSSCHAAANEAVQHAWMHMYRSRKVRKRDFRSLWITRINAAARTIGISYSKLLGSLHKANIAINRKMLSEIAISDPAAFQAIATAAK, encoded by the coding sequence ATGCCCCGCGCAAAACGTGGCTTCAAGGCCCGCCGTCGTCGTAACCGCATCCTGAAGGCTGCCTCGGGATTCCGCGGCAAGCGCTCCAGCTGCCACGCCGCTGCCAACGAGGCGGTCCAGCACGCATGGATGCACATGTACCGCTCGCGCAAGGTGCGCAAGCGGGACTTCCGGTCGCTCTGGATCACCCGCATCAACGCGGCGGCCCGGACGATCGGCATCAGCTACTCCAAGCTCCTCGGCTCGCTGCACAAGGCCAACATCGCGATCAATCGCAAGATGTTGTCGGAGATCGCGATCAGCGATCCCGCCGCCTTCCAGGCGATCGCCACCGCCGCCAAGTAG
- the rpmI gene encoding 50S ribosomal protein L35 encodes MPKIKTHSGAKKRFKKTATGKFKFGGTFKRHLLTGRSQKRKRQARNGKYIGASQQHQIEAMLPYGA; translated from the coding sequence ATGCCCAAGATCAAGACGCACTCCGGTGCCAAGAAGCGGTTCAAGAAGACCGCCACCGGCAAGTTCAAGTTCGGCGGCACGTTCAAGCGCCACCTGTTGACCGGTCGGTCGCAGAAGCGCAAGCGTCAGGCCCGCAACGGCAAGTACATCGGCGCGAGCCAGCAGCATCAGATCGAAGCGATGCTGCCCTACGGCGCCTGA
- a CDS encoding translation initiation factor IF-3, translating into MNGRPPGRDDRRRPQGGLRINHRIRVPEVRVIVEDGGEQLGVLPTHEAVRLAEEKGLDLVEISPRAFPPVCRIMDYGKYKYEQAKQKQKAKKHASTVEIKEIKFRPKTEGHDMDFKVKHVRRFLEAGNKVRLAVVFRGREITHPQTGKNVLDRVVAATADLAGVEVIPNMEGRRMIMIIAPKPNVVRRASEIRKQQLAAMQAKKDAAKAAGHAPPPDVEEDEDDDLDAINADVDDSDDDDEAEAPAEA; encoded by the coding sequence ATGAACGGCCGACCCCCGGGTCGTGACGACCGCCGCCGCCCCCAGGGCGGCCTGCGCATCAATCACCGCATCCGCGTGCCCGAGGTCCGCGTCATCGTCGAAGACGGTGGCGAGCAGCTCGGGGTGCTGCCCACCCACGAGGCCGTGCGCCTCGCGGAGGAGAAGGGCCTCGACCTCGTCGAGATCTCGCCCCGCGCCTTCCCGCCGGTGTGCCGGATCATGGACTACGGCAAGTACAAGTACGAGCAGGCCAAGCAGAAGCAGAAGGCCAAGAAGCACGCCTCGACGGTCGAGATCAAAGAGATCAAGTTCCGCCCGAAGACCGAGGGCCACGACATGGACTTCAAGGTGAAGCATGTCCGGCGCTTCCTCGAGGCGGGCAACAAGGTCCGCCTGGCGGTCGTGTTCCGCGGCCGCGAGATCACGCACCCGCAGACCGGCAAGAACGTGCTCGACCGCGTGGTCGCGGCCACCGCCGATCTGGCCGGCGTCGAGGTCATCCCGAACATGGAAGGCCGGCGCATGATCATGATCATCGCGCCCAAGCCCAACGTGGTCCGCCGCGCCTCCGAGATCCGCAAGCAGCAGCTCGCGGCCATGCAAGCCAAGAAGGACGCGGCCAAGGCCGCGGGCCACGCGCCGCCGCCGGACGTCGAGGAGGACGAGGACGACGACCTCGACGCCATCAACGCCGACGTCGACGACTCGGACGACGACGACGAGGCCGAAGCGCCCGCCGAGGCCTGA